One Microbacterium marinum genomic window carries:
- a CDS encoding PP2C family protein-serine/threonine phosphatase yields MDGPDRHRRLRRRDRRLGVRVLPRVLRTLSTSTLRIRAGVASDVGAFRDVNQDAAFTSQLAAAVADGVGGGPSGDLASAALIHRLIASSLSVRDAEDLIVRLRMANWDLGAFIRRDPDLAGMASTLTGIWLVEDAGLLLAHTGDSRAYLLRDGELTRETRDDSFVQALVDRGLITSDAAWSHPRRNIITASLSGADGDVVRVESRAAALGDRWLLCSDGLTDYVPEAEILSILSSAEDVTKAARQLVDVALEASSRDNITAIVCDVESGAPYETAVPVLAGAAAHRYPEVLEAGLATA; encoded by the coding sequence GTGGATGGTCCCGATCGGCATCGGCGTCTTCGCCGTCGCGATCGTCGGCTGGGTGTACGAGTACTACCGCGGGTACTTCGCACGCTGAGCACCTCGACTCTGCGCATACGCGCCGGCGTCGCTTCAGACGTCGGCGCGTTTCGCGATGTCAATCAGGATGCCGCTTTCACGTCGCAGCTCGCTGCGGCGGTCGCCGACGGTGTCGGTGGCGGCCCGTCCGGCGACCTTGCGTCGGCGGCGCTGATCCACCGATTGATCGCCTCGAGCCTCTCTGTGCGAGACGCGGAGGACCTCATCGTCCGTCTGCGGATGGCGAATTGGGATCTGGGCGCCTTCATCCGCCGGGATCCCGACCTCGCGGGGATGGCGAGCACGCTCACCGGAATCTGGTTGGTGGAGGACGCCGGTCTGCTTCTCGCTCACACCGGCGACTCCCGCGCATATCTCCTCCGCGACGGGGAGCTCACGCGCGAGACGCGCGACGACTCGTTCGTCCAGGCACTCGTCGACCGGGGCCTCATCACGTCGGACGCCGCCTGGTCGCACCCGCGGCGGAACATCATCACCGCGTCCCTCAGCGGAGCCGATGGAGACGTCGTCCGCGTGGAGTCGCGGGCGGCGGCCCTGGGCGACCGATGGCTGCTGTGCAGTGACGGTCTGACGGACTACGTGCCAGAGGCGGAGATCCTCAGCATCCTCTCGTCGGCAGAGGACGTGACGAAGGCGGCGCGACAGCTCGTCGATGTCGCGCTCGAGGCGTCGTCACGCGACAACATCACCGCGATCGTGTGCGACGTCGAGTCTGGCGCCCCGTACGAGACCGCCGTTCCCGTCCTGGCGGGCGCTGCGGCGCATCGGTATCCAGAGGTGCTCGAGGCCGGTCTCGCGACGGCGTGA
- a CDS encoding cytochrome c oxidase subunit 4 — protein MKTNVNLWWILAAFFGLVAVVYTVWSILAHPSLVWYNAIEWVGSVALVFVTMMAAMIAFYTSRVERAQGGELPEDSLTADIDDGDPEMGEFSPWSWWPLVLAGSAALAFIGLAVGEWMVPIGIGVFAVAIVGWVYEYYRGYFAR, from the coding sequence ATGAAGACCAACGTCAACCTGTGGTGGATCCTCGCGGCCTTCTTCGGCCTCGTGGCCGTGGTCTACACGGTCTGGAGCATCCTCGCTCACCCCTCGCTCGTCTGGTACAACGCGATCGAGTGGGTCGGATCCGTCGCCCTCGTGTTCGTCACGATGATGGCCGCGATGATCGCGTTCTACACGTCGCGTGTCGAGCGCGCCCAGGGTGGAGAGCTGCCCGAGGACTCGCTGACGGCCGACATCGACGACGGTGACCCCGAGATGGGCGAATTCTCGCCGTGGTCGTGGTGGCCGCTCGTGCTCGCCGGCTCGGCGGCACTCGCCTTCATCGGACTCGCCGTCGGCGAGTGGATGGTCCCGATCGGCATCGGCGTCTTCGCCGTCGCGATCGTCGGCTGGGTGTACGAGTACTACCGCGGGTACTTCGCACGCTGA
- the ctaD gene encoding cytochrome c oxidase subunit I, which yields MATNVPSGQPLPPRQAALLSSSRVEHKGNIIVKWITSTDHKTIGYMYLIASVMFFMLGGVMALIIRAELFEPGMQVVPTKEQYNQLFTMHGTIMLLMFATPLFAGFANALLPLQIGAPDVAFPRLNAFAFWLFTFGSLIAVAGFLTPQGAAAFGWFAYQPLANETFSPGAGGDLWMLGLGMSGFGTILGAVNFITTIMTMRAPGMTMWRMPIFSWNTLVTSILILMAFPVLAAAILAAAADRILGAHIYDPANGGALLWQHLFWFFGHPEVYIIALPFFGIVSEIFPVFSRKPIFGYKTLVYATIAIAALSVSVWAHHMYVTGAVLLPFFALMTMLIAVPTGVKIFNWIGTMWRGSITFETPMVFSLGFLVSFVFGGLTGVILSSPPLDFAVSDSYFVVAHFHYVVFGTVVFAMFAGFYFWWPKWTGKMLNERLGLVHFWLLFIGFHMTFLIQHWLGADGMVRRYADYSAADGWTWQNQVSTIGSMILAASMVPFLLNVWITARTAPKVTVNDPWGYGGSLEWATSCPPPRHNFTSIPRIRSERPAFDLNHPEAGIPVGVGPAKDAPDAPVMDLANGEVK from the coding sequence ATGGCCACCAACGTCCCCTCCGGACAGCCGCTCCCGCCGCGCCAGGCGGCGCTGCTCAGCAGCAGCCGCGTGGAGCACAAGGGCAACATCATCGTCAAGTGGATCACCTCCACCGACCACAAGACGATCGGGTACATGTACCTGATCGCCTCCGTCATGTTCTTCATGCTCGGCGGCGTCATGGCGCTGATCATCCGTGCGGAGCTGTTCGAGCCCGGCATGCAGGTCGTGCCGACCAAGGAGCAGTACAACCAGCTCTTCACGATGCACGGCACGATCATGCTGCTGATGTTCGCGACGCCGCTGTTCGCCGGCTTCGCCAACGCCCTGCTGCCGCTGCAGATCGGCGCCCCCGACGTGGCGTTCCCCCGTCTGAACGCGTTCGCCTTCTGGCTGTTCACCTTCGGCTCGCTGATCGCGGTCGCCGGCTTCCTCACCCCGCAGGGTGCCGCGGCGTTCGGTTGGTTCGCCTACCAGCCGCTCGCCAATGAGACGTTCTCGCCGGGTGCGGGTGGCGATCTCTGGATGCTCGGCCTCGGCATGAGCGGTTTCGGCACGATCCTCGGCGCCGTGAACTTCATCACGACGATCATGACGATGCGCGCCCCCGGCATGACGATGTGGCGCATGCCGATCTTCAGCTGGAACACCCTCGTCACCAGCATCCTGATCCTGATGGCGTTCCCCGTGCTGGCCGCGGCCATCCTGGCCGCCGCCGCCGACCGCATCCTCGGCGCGCACATCTACGACCCGGCCAACGGCGGTGCGCTGCTGTGGCAGCACCTCTTCTGGTTCTTCGGCCACCCCGAGGTCTACATCATCGCGCTGCCGTTCTTCGGCATCGTGTCGGAGATCTTCCCGGTCTTCAGCCGCAAGCCGATCTTCGGCTACAAGACCCTCGTCTACGCGACCATCGCCATCGCGGCGCTGTCGGTGTCGGTGTGGGCGCACCACATGTACGTCACCGGCGCGGTCCTGCTGCCCTTCTTCGCCCTCATGACGATGCTCATCGCCGTCCCGACGGGTGTGAAGATCTTCAACTGGATCGGCACGATGTGGCGAGGCTCGATCACCTTCGAGACGCCGATGGTGTTCTCGCTGGGCTTCCTGGTGTCGTTCGTCTTCGGTGGTCTGACCGGTGTCATCCTCTCGTCGCCGCCGCTCGACTTCGCCGTCTCCGACTCGTACTTCGTCGTCGCCCACTTCCACTACGTCGTCTTCGGCACCGTCGTGTTCGCGATGTTCGCGGGCTTCTACTTCTGGTGGCCGAAGTGGACCGGCAAGATGCTGAACGAGCGCCTCGGCCTCGTCCACTTCTGGCTGCTGTTCATCGGCTTCCACATGACCTTCCTCATCCAGCACTGGCTGGGCGCGGACGGCATGGTCCGCCGCTACGCCGACTACTCGGCCGCGGACGGCTGGACGTGGCAGAACCAGGTCTCGACGATCGGATCGATGATCCTGGCGGCATCCATGGTGCCGTTCCTGCTGAACGTGTGGATCACGGCGCGTACGGCGCCGAAGGTCACCGTCAACGACCCCTGGGGGTACGGCGGTTCGCTCGAGTGGGCCACCAGCTGCCCGCCGCCGCGGCACAACTTCACCTCGATCCCGCGCATCCGCAGTGAGCGTCCGGCATTCGATCTGAACCACCCTGAGGCCGGGATCCCGGTCGGCGTCGGCCCGGCGAAGGACGCGCCCGACGCACCCGTGATGGACCTGGCGAACGGTGAGGTCAAGTAA
- the coxB gene encoding cytochrome c oxidase subunit II yields the protein MRVKRRLRWAIVPLGIATAITLAACSPTTANGFLPGFDEEGGQATNQTSMIAGLWTTSWIVVLAVGVITWALMGFAAIAYRRRKGQSGLPVQLRYNMPIEMFFTIAPVILVLGFFAFTARDQAILETQYEDPDVCITAIGKQWAWDFQYTGNDCEDPSDAVWTMGVQAQTDAEGNVINEVPELVLPVNQKVTLKLESRDVIHSFWIIDFLYKKDMIPERDNYWSFIPTKEGEFAGKCAELCGQYHSMMLFNVKVVSQDEYQDYLAELEAAGQTGDIDDVYDRQQNLPGTDGSGEAEGAEN from the coding sequence GTGCGCGTCAAACGCCGACTCCGTTGGGCCATCGTTCCGCTGGGGATCGCCACTGCGATCACCCTGGCGGCGTGTAGCCCTACCACTGCGAACGGCTTCCTCCCCGGCTTCGACGAGGAAGGTGGTCAGGCGACCAACCAGACCTCGATGATCGCCGGTCTGTGGACCACGTCGTGGATCGTCGTGCTGGCGGTGGGTGTGATCACCTGGGCGCTGATGGGCTTCGCCGCGATCGCCTACCGCCGGCGCAAGGGCCAGTCCGGCCTGCCGGTGCAGCTGCGCTACAACATGCCGATCGAGATGTTCTTCACGATCGCGCCGGTCATCCTGGTGCTCGGCTTCTTCGCGTTCACTGCACGGGACCAGGCCATCCTCGAGACGCAGTACGAGGACCCCGACGTCTGCATCACGGCCATCGGCAAGCAGTGGGCGTGGGACTTCCAGTACACCGGCAACGACTGCGAAGACCCGTCGGACGCGGTCTGGACCATGGGCGTCCAGGCGCAGACGGACGCCGAGGGCAATGTCATCAACGAGGTCCCCGAGCTCGTCCTCCCGGTGAACCAGAAGGTCACCCTGAAGCTCGAGTCCCGCGACGTCATCCACTCCTTCTGGATCATCGACTTCCTCTACAAGAAGGACATGATCCCGGAGCGCGACAACTACTGGTCGTTCATCCCCACCAAGGAGGGCGAGTTCGCCGGCAAGTGCGCCGAGCTCTGCGGCCAGTACCACTCGATGATGCTCTTCAACGTGAAGGTCGTCTCGCAGGACGAGTATCAGGACTACCTCGCCGAGCTCGAGGCCGCCGGCCAGACCGGTGACATCGACGACGTCTACGACCGTCAGCAGAACCTGCCCGGAACCGACGGTTCGGGCGAAGCCGAGGGAGCAGAGAACTGA
- the erpA gene encoding iron-sulfur cluster insertion protein ErpA, which translates to MTDIATPTTETTPAHGVALSDAAAAKVKSLLQQENRDDLRLRVAVQPGGCSGLIYQLYFDERYLDGDQTVDFDGVEVIVDDMSVPYLDGAKIDFKDTISEQGFTIDNPNAAGSCACGDSFH; encoded by the coding sequence ATGACCGACATCGCCACGCCGACCACCGAGACCACGCCCGCGCACGGTGTCGCCCTGAGCGACGCCGCGGCCGCGAAGGTGAAGAGCCTCCTGCAGCAGGAGAACCGCGACGACCTGCGTCTTCGCGTCGCCGTGCAGCCGGGTGGCTGTTCGGGTCTCATCTACCAGCTCTACTTCGACGAGCGCTACCTCGATGGCGACCAGACAGTCGACTTCGACGGCGTCGAGGTGATCGTCGACGACATGTCCGTGCCGTACCTGGACGGCGCGAAGATCGATTTCAAGGACACGATCTCCGAGCAGGGCTTCACGATCGACAACCCCAACGCCGCCGGCAGCTGCGCCTGCGGCGACAGCTTCCACTGA
- a CDS encoding dipeptidase has product MTSDTPRSEAVREAGLAAVPAAIADLGALVRIPSIAFPGFDRGEVERSAEAVKGLLDGLDLFDRVEIKTATVAETGEEGMPAVLASRAARNGRPTILLYAHHDVQPVGDEELWETPPFEPTVRDGRIYGRGAADDKAGIMAHVGALRAITEVLGSDFDLGVNIFFEGEEEAGSASFAQFLSDNADALRADVIVVADSGNWDATTPALTVSLRGNVRFTLDIETLDHASHSGMFGGAVPDAMLATVRLLNSLWDEEGAVAVAGLRHRDAETPAYTEETLRDEAGLPAEVSPIGRDSILSRIWNKPSITVTGIDAPSVRNASNTLSPKTTVVISSRIAPGQEAREAFEAIEAHLREHAPFGAKLTFRDVDFGDPFLVDTTGWAVAQARTALASGYGVDPVDIGVGGSIPFIADLVREFPAAQILVTGVEDPHARAHSPNESLHIDTFRNALVSEALLLESLDATVL; this is encoded by the coding sequence ATGACCTCAGACACCCCCCGATCCGAGGCGGTGCGCGAGGCCGGTCTCGCCGCCGTCCCCGCCGCCATCGCCGACCTGGGCGCGCTCGTGCGCATCCCCTCCATCGCCTTCCCCGGTTTCGACCGTGGCGAGGTCGAGCGCAGCGCTGAGGCCGTGAAGGGTCTGCTCGACGGTCTGGACCTGTTCGATCGCGTCGAGATCAAGACGGCGACGGTGGCCGAGACGGGGGAAGAGGGCATGCCGGCCGTGCTCGCTTCGCGCGCAGCCCGCAACGGGCGCCCCACGATCCTCCTGTACGCCCACCACGACGTGCAGCCGGTGGGCGACGAGGAGCTGTGGGAGACCCCGCCGTTCGAGCCGACGGTCCGCGACGGTCGCATCTACGGGCGGGGTGCCGCCGACGACAAGGCGGGCATCATGGCGCACGTCGGCGCGCTGCGCGCGATCACCGAGGTGCTGGGATCGGACTTCGACCTCGGCGTCAACATCTTCTTCGAGGGTGAGGAGGAGGCTGGTTCCGCGTCCTTCGCCCAGTTCTTGAGTGACAACGCCGACGCCCTCCGTGCCGACGTCATCGTCGTCGCCGATTCCGGCAACTGGGATGCCACGACGCCTGCCCTGACGGTGTCGCTGCGCGGCAACGTCCGGTTCACCCTCGACATCGAGACCCTCGACCACGCGTCGCACTCGGGCATGTTCGGCGGCGCCGTGCCCGACGCGATGCTCGCGACGGTTCGCCTCCTGAACTCCCTGTGGGATGAGGAGGGCGCGGTGGCGGTGGCGGGGCTCCGGCATCGCGACGCCGAAACCCCCGCCTACACCGAGGAGACCCTCCGCGATGAGGCGGGGCTCCCGGCGGAGGTGTCGCCGATCGGCCGGGATTCCATCCTCAGCCGCATCTGGAACAAGCCCTCGATCACGGTGACGGGCATCGATGCTCCGAGCGTGCGCAACGCCTCCAACACGCTCTCCCCGAAGACGACCGTCGTGATCAGCAGCCGGATCGCACCGGGGCAGGAGGCACGCGAGGCGTTCGAGGCGATCGAGGCGCACCTGCGCGAGCACGCGCCGTTCGGCGCGAAGCTCACCTTCCGTGACGTCGACTTCGGCGACCCGTTCCTCGTCGACACGACGGGGTGGGCGGTGGCGCAGGCGCGCACCGCACTCGCCTCCGGCTACGGCGTCGATCCCGTCGACATCGGTGTGGGTGGCTCGATCCCCTTCATCGCCGACCTGGTGCGCGAGTTCCCCGCCGCGCAGATCCTGGTCACGGGTGTGGAGGACCCGCACGCGCGTGCCCACAGCCCCAACGAGTCGCTTCACATCGATACGTTCCGCAACGCACTCGTCTCCGAGGCTTTGCTCCTGGAAAGCCTCGACGCGACCGTCCTCTGA